The DNA window GAGACCAGAATGGGTGACTGGGAAGGTTGCTAGTGGTTAGCACAGATGGGCAGTAGGTCAGGGAGAATTCAAGTCAGGTCTGGCAAGCACCTGCTGGTGGAGGGCTGGGCAGGCAAGAGTCCCCAGAAGATAAGCCGAGCCCACTCTGAGGGCTTTTCTCATAGGCAATTAACTTAATGGCTTTATGCCTTAGTTTCTTCCATCTGGCAACAGGGGAAACATCCTAAACTTGAGGGATTGTACAGAGTAGGGGTTACATTAACCAGGCAGGACATAGAGTAAGCACTTGATATATAAGCTGATTTCTCTTccaaaagtgtttttttgtttttgtttttgtttttcccagtccttgacatgcagaagttcccaggctagggatcaatggaacgcaagccacagcagtgacaatgtgggatcctttacccactgagccaccagagaactcccctgagggtttttcttcttcttctttttttttttttttttttttgtcttttaaggctgcacccacagcatatggaggttccaaggctagaggattgaatcagagctgccagcctacaccacagcacagcaactcagaatctgagcgagtctgagatctataccacagctcaaggcaatgccggatccttaacccactgaggaaggccaggggtcaaacctttgtcctcatgaatactagtcagattcgtttctgctgagccacggcaggaactcccctgagagTTTTTCATGTGGGCTCCTCAAAGCCCCATCTTCCTTACCCTGTGCTTTCTGAATCAGAGTTCTAGActcaatatttgtctttgtttcttaaaCATGACCCGATCTCCCTAAGTTTCTTAGAGCCTCTCTCATGTCACCTGAAGAGTCACTCTCCCTTTAGCCTCACACAGAGCTTCAGCTCTGAGAAGCTGAGTGCTTGTGGTTCCACTACAATCTCTTACAAGCCAAGGGCAGAGCCCTGTGGATCTCCAGTAGAGACATCCCAGGGAGAATGGTATCCATTGATTTGCATCCTTGGTGCATCTGGTTCACGACTCTCCGTCATTCCTAAATGATCTCATAAGTGTTCTCAGTGCAAATTCAGATGTACAGTTATATCTTATTTGAACTCTAAGGAAGAAAATGCAggaaattctgttttgtttttgttttgtttattattcttcttctttgattttttaattttttttgactttaccagggctgcactcgaggcatatggaggttcccaggctaggggtctaatcggagctgtagccgccggcctagaccacagccacagcaacgtgggatccgagccacatctgtgacctacaccacagctcacagcaatgccagatccttaacccactgagcaaggccaaagatcaaactcaaagcctcatggttcctagtcagatttgttaacaactgagccatgaagggaactcctgttttgttttttaacatgcACAATCTGACCAGATGAGTTTTTAACATTCCCAGGAAGGGCTCTCATCTCTTGCCTTCCTCTTGAATGTTCCCAGTCCACCCCTATGAGCATTGATTCCCAATTTTCCCCAGGGACTGACTGACAGAAAGAAAACTCAGCAGGTCTGGAATGCAACTCGCCTGTGCTCCCACCCCCAGCtactctttcctctcttcttctttcaaTGCCCTTCCCAGCAGGCTGAGTGAGGCCCAGCACATGAGGGGcccacattcattcattccaaacttttttttttttttttttttttttttgcttttcagggatgcacccgcagcatatagaggttcccaggctaggggtccaatcagagctacagctgccagcctcagccacagccacataggatgtgagcctcatctgcaacctgcaccacagctcatggcaatgccggatccttaacccactgatcgaggccagggattgaacctgcaacttcatggttactctagttggattcatttccgctgagccacaatgggactcctgtTTCCAGTCCActtgagggaggagggaggagaaggctTGTGGAGGGGGTGGGTGTGTTGGTGGAGAAGTGCTCTTGGGTCTGTTTACTTGCTCAGAGTCCAGACTGACTGTAGACACACAGCCAGAGGGACaggtcccagcccccaccctcaccccctctgGGGACTTTTTTCAGGGTGTGCCTGGTGGCTACTTCAGGAAACATGGCCAAGTTTGCCTTGAATCAGAACCTGCCTGGTAAGTGTGCAAAATGGGAATCGTGTGTGTACAGATCCACACTTGGTGCCCGGGTGCAGAAACAGCCCTGCAGTTCCCTCCTTGGCACAGTGGCCAGAGGGTCCTTTATAAAGGGGATAATGTTGTGGCCCTGCCTAAAATCTGCCTCTGGTGCCCTATTACAGGTGGAATAAAAAACTCCAACTCCCAGGTGGCCCAGAAGGTTCCCCACAGTCTGACCCAAGCCCACCTCTCCGCTGTTCCTTCCTTCATGCTGCTCTAGACAGCCTCGCCTCCAACTCGCTGTTACTCAAGCCCACCCTGCTCATTCCAACCCAGGACCTTTGTATGGGCTGTTTTCTTTTAGCAACGTTCCATCCCCAGCTGGtgtttcctcctcctcatttAGGGCTCCACTTATAAGTACCCTTCGCAGGAAATCTGCTCTAACAGttattctctatttcatcttGTGGTTATTATTAATGCCCTAAGCACCGTTTGGAAGGATTGTGTTTATTTATCTGTCTCCCACAAGAGGGCAGGGATGcttgtcttgttcactgctatgTACATAACGCCTAGGAAAGTACTTGATACATAGGACGAGCTCACTCAACGCGTGATTGTACGACTTTTGCGGGTGCAGAGGGGCGTTTAAGCATCAGGTGTGCAATGGCAGGTGTGCATGGTTTGGTGCAGGTGGAGTCCTGCAGGCATGCCGTTGGATGGAgtagggctggggagggaaaCGCGCTCCGTTTGTCCAGTCTCTCCGGGTCTCCCCCACCTGACTCCACTCCACGCCCCTGTCATGCCCACAGACCTGGGCGGCCCTCGCCTATGCCCCGGTGAGACTGGGGGCGCCCGCAGCCCGAGCTCGCCCTACTCGGTGGAGACGCCCTATGGTTTCCACCTGGACCTGGATTTCCTCAAGTACGTGGAGGAGCTGGAGCGCGGCCCTACAGCCCGCCGAGTCCCGGGCCCCCCACCAGCTCGCCGCCCTCGCGCGCCCCGGGGTGGCCTCGCAGGTGCGCGCAGCCCAGGTGCCTGGACCTCCAGCGAGTCCCTGGCCAGTGACGATGGCGGACCGTCGGGCGCACTCTCCCCAGGAGCGCCCTCAGGGCTACAGCTGACACCGCTGTCGCCGCGCGCGCCGGTGCGCAACCCGCGCGTCGAGCACACGCTCCTGGAGACCAGCAGGCGGTTGGAGCTGGCGCAGGCTCACGCGCACGAAGGCGCACCCAGCCTGGCCCGCGCGGTCCCGCGCAGCCCCCTTGGGTCGGGCCACAGCAGCCCCGCCCTCAACCCGGCCCTCGCCTCTCCCGGCCCTGCGCAGCTGCAGCTGGTGCGAGAGCAGATGGCCGCGGCCCTGCGGCGCCTGCGTGAGCTCGAGGACCAGGCGCGCGCGCTGCCCGCGCTGCAGGAGCAGGTGCGCGCGCTGCGCGCCGAGAAAGCGCGGTTGCTGGCTGCGCGCCGGCAGCCCGAGCCCGACGGGGAGGCCGAGGCGCGCCCGGACAAACTTGCTCAGCTGCGGCGACTCACTGAGCGCCTGGCCACCTCTGAGCGCGGCGTTCGGGCCAGGGCCAGCCCCGGGGCTGAAGACCCCGACGGGTCGGCTTCTAGGCGCAGCGAGGGTGCGTTGCAGGTCCTGGACGGGGCGCCCCAGATGCGAGAGGAGGGCACCCAGACAGTGCGGGAGACCCAAGAGGCGGGAGCCCAGGTGGTGTGGGAGACCCAGGAGACCGGCGTGGAGGCAGTTCCGGAGACCCTCGAGGCAGAAGCGTGGGTGACGGAGGCTCTGCTGGGGCTGCCCGTGGCCACCGAGCGCGAGCTGGAGCTGCTGCGCGCCAGCCTGGAGCATCAGCGCGAGGTCAGCGAGCTCCTGCGGGGCCGGCTGTGTGAGCTGGAGGAGGCCCGCGAGGCTGCCGAGGAGgcagaggcggcggcggcggcggcccggccCCAGCCGCACGAGGCTGCCACCCAGACCCCGTGGGCTTGTGTGGAGAAGGCCACGCAGACCGACGTCCCCGTGGAGGTCCATGCCCCGATGCAGGAGAACCCCCCGGGACCCACGGATGGGGACAGGGCCGTGGCGCCCGCGGGTAAGTCCTCGTCCCTCGCTGAGCCCTGACTTGCTGGCGCCCCAGCTTGAACTCAGTACCCTCGTCTGATTTCCGCCAGGCACCCTCAAATCCATTATGAAGAGAAAAGATGGTACACCTGGAGCCCAAACCAGCCCTGGACCCAAGAGCCTGCAGTTTGTTGGGGTCCTCAACGGAGAGTGAGcaccttccccctccccatggcAGCATCTGCGGGGACGTGGACaggggtttgaatcccagctctgcccctcgcTCACAACTTAGTCTTGGCAAGCCTCAGGgtcctcatttgtgaaattagGACAGCCACTCCATCAGGACTCCAGAATGAGCCCATAAAGGAGGCTCAGCAGAcgcctcccaccctgcccccaggtATGAGAGCTCATCCAGCGAGGGCGACAGCGGCAGCGAGGACGGCGCAACTGAGCCCCAGAGGAGCAGTTCCTCCAGCTCAGGCGATGACAGTGGTGGGGGATCCGACTCTGGGACCCCTGGCCCTCCCAGCGGCGAGGAGGCCCGAGATCCGGAGCCCGAGGCGGAGCCCGAGCCTCAGCCGGTTGCCCAGGGGaggtgagcagagccagggacaCGGAATGGGGACAACTGCTCTCTTTCCCGTCTTCCCAGCTCCCCATCCCGACCCCTCCTGAGCCTCTTCCCTGTCTCGGTCTCCTCGGTAGGTGCGAGCTGAGCCCGCGTTTGAGGGAGGCTTGCGCAGCACTGCACCGGCACCTGACCCGGCCCCGCGGAGGCGCCCGCGACGGCGTGAGTGTAGGGAGAGCCCTTCGCAGAAGTCGTAGGCCCGCTGTTCTGAAGCCCGTCTAGGGAAGCGCATTAGGTTCCctagagctgggggtgggggtggagttccGTCAATTCCCACCAGGGCTCTCCATGGATCCCAGGCTCTCCAAAGTGATCTAATTTCCCAAAAGGGATCCATCCaagccccagccccactccaggACTCCCCAAAGGCAAGTGCTCACCGTCTTCCTTCTCACCAGATTCTCCCACAGGCTCTTCCTTAGAAGAGCCCGGTACCTACACTAACTGTACTCCCTCCTGAAAGGGGTGCGGCCCCATGGGCCCATGCCCCCCCATCAGAACCCCTGTCTGGGTTACCAGCCCTGCTTCCTACAGCCTCCCTACCAACGTGTctccccccacttcccacccGCCACCATCCTGGCAGGGCGCAGCTCGCCTGGTGGCCCAGGAGTGGTTTCGAGTGTCCAGCCAGCGGCGCTCTCAGTCGGAGCCTGTGGCCCAGGTGCTGGGCGCAGTGGCACGCATGGGACCAGAGCTGCTGGAGCACGTGGTGAACCTGGCAGATGGCAACGGGAACACAGCCCTGCACTACAGCGTGTCCCATGGGAACCTGGCCATCGCGAGCTTGCTGCTGGATACAGGTCAGCATTGAGGAGGGTTGGGGAGGGCACCAGCGAACAGGGAGCCACGGAAGGGAGAATCTGGGCAGGTCTTGGCTGGGAGGGCCAGGAGAAGGATGCAGCAAAGGGCTGGCCAAGCAGAGGCTATCGCTGGCCCTTCCTTGTAGGTAATATGACCCATTGTGGATAGATTGACCCCTCCCAGCTCTGAGCTCTGTCCTGGCCCAACTATCACTTTGCAGGGGGAGGGTATTCTGGGCTTTGGGATCAGGTAGACCTAAATTTAGGGGAATGGCTTCATTTTGtgagctttagttttctcatctgtgaaccAGGGAATGTCCTGGGGCAATCATGATAATACACATAGGCAGTGCCAGGCACGCAGGTAGGTCAGTGGTTCCCATGGCCTTTGTCCCTGAATTTCCAGCCCTGGCGCTCACCTTGTTCCAGAGCTCTAATATCCATCCACTGCCTCTCCAGCCACAAGGGGAGGTACTCACTGGTCAGGGCTGTGACTACCTTccgggctgtggcacaggcccacaGTCCTCCACTACTGGGTCCTGCATTGTCTCCAAGACACACATTTCTATCACCTGCCTCACTGTTTCCCCCTCTGGAGCAGAAATATAgacatatcagagttcccattatggctcagtggaaacaaatccgactagtatccacgaggatgtgggttcgatccctggccatgcttagtgggttcagggatcccgtgttgctgtggggtaggctggcagctaaagcttcgatctgacccccagcctgaaaCTTCTGTATATtacaggtgcagcctgaaaaagcaaaaaaaaaaaaaagaaagaaagaagagaaatatacaCATTCTAGTGTTGCTGAAATGTGTATTGAGGGACTTCCAGGAACCAATGCAGCACCAGGATGGGGGTGGGCCAGCCACAGACAGCTGCTTTCTCCATGCCATGGGACTCAGTGGAGGGGACAGTGGAGAGTAGACAAACTGATGGCTCACCAAGAGCTCTCCTGGGTGTTCTCCTTCAGGGTCGGCCCTTCCAGGCTTCTCACTCTCACTGCGGACTGAGGCAGGTCCCACTGTCCCCATCCCCCAAGCCACCCCCTAAACATACAGATCTGTCCCATCCCTGCAGGTATTGGGGATGGgggagtgagggggtgggggaaggccaCAGCTGCTCTGGGTTGGACAGGGAGCTGGGGCTTGGGAGGAGGGGACAATGCATGAAGTCAAAAGATATTTCCTGGGCAGCTCCTGTCTTAAAGGGGGCTGAGGACTGGGGCTGCTGCAGGTGGCAAAACAGTCATTTTGGTTACAAGAGGCCCAAAGCTCCTTGAACCCCTTTATTCCCAGTATGTGAACCCCTCCCTTGGCTCCGACTTTCCAGATCTTGCCATGGGCCTTCTGGTTCTCACATGGGTCAGTCCTTCCACCCCTACCTTCTTGCTGCCATATCAGTCTCGCCCTCCCCTCCTCTAGGACGTGGAGCTCTCGGTGCACCCCCACATAGGGGCTGTTTCCTCTGAGCTCCCAGGAATGAAAGGCCTGGACATGACTGTGTCCTCCTTGCTCTTTATCTCTACCTCCAGATGAAATCCCTTGCTCTCTAGGTCCCACCTTGGAGCCTCTTATTGATCAGACCActcccctctccagcctttgaCTTCTCCCTCTGACCTCACCAGTCTtcatttcttggagaaatggccaGTTCCTGGTCAGGTCTTCTCTCCAGCTTAATCCCCACCAACGTCAATCTCCTGATGGATGATCCTTCCCACTTCCTGCCTGGTTTCTCAGTTACTTGACCTGCTCCTTTCCCTGCACCTTGACTTCGGCCCTACTTCAGCCTTACACTTGTAAAGTCACCCCAAGACCTTGATGTCAACATTAACTATGGCCCCTCCATAATCTCACTTCCTAGCACTCTTCTCTGAACTCTCACCTCCCAACATCT is part of the Sus scrofa isolate TJ Tabasco breed Duroc chromosome 2, Sscrofa11.1, whole genome shotgun sequence genome and encodes:
- the KANK3 gene encoding KN motif and ankyrin repeat domain-containing protein 3 isoform X1, giving the protein MAKFALNQNLPDLGGPRLCPGETGGARSPSSPYSVETPYGFHLDLDFLKYVEELERGPTARRVPGPPPARRPRAPRGGLAGARSPGAWTSSESLASDDGGPSGALSPGAPSGLQLTPLSPRAPVRNPRVEHTLLETSRRLELAQAHAHEGAPSLARAVPRSPLGSGHSSPALNPALASPGPAQLQLVREQMAAALRRLRELEDQARALPALQEQVRALRAEKARLLAARRQPEPDGEAEARPDKLAQLRRLTERLATSERGVRARASPGAEDPDGSASRRSEGALQVLDGAPQMREEGTQTVRETQEAGAQVVWETQETGVEAVPETLEAEAWVTEALLGLPVATERELELLRASLEHQREVSELLRGRLCELEEAREAAEEAEAAAAAARPQPHEAATQTPWACVEKATQTDVPVEVHAPMQENPPGPTDGDRAVAPAGTLKSIMKRKDGTPGAQTSPGPKSLQFVGVLNGEYESSSSEGDSGSEDGATEPQRSSSSSSGDDSGGGSDSGTPGPPSGEEARDPEPEAEPEPQPVAQGRCELSPRLREACAALHRHLTRPRGGARDGGAARLVAQEWFRVSSQRRSQSEPVAQVLGAVARMGPELLEHVVNLADGNGNTALHYSVSHGNLAIASLLLDTGVCKIDHQNRAGYSAVMLAALTSVGREEDMAVVQRLFRMGNVNAKASQTGQTALMLAISHGRQDMVAALLACGADVNAQDADGATALMCASEYGRLDTVRMLLAQPGCDPALLDNEGTSALAIALEAEQDEVAALLHAHLSSSQPSPLLSPDSPMAMPGEEGGSDTGEDP
- the KANK3 gene encoding KN motif and ankyrin repeat domain-containing protein 3 isoform X2 → MVWCRWSPAGMPLDGVGLGRETRSVCPVSPGLPHLTPLHAPVMPTDLGGPRLCPGETGGARSPSSPYSVETPYGFHLDLDFLKYVEELERGPTARRVPGPPPARRPRAPRGGLAGARSPGAWTSSESLASDDGGPSGALSPGAPSGLQLTPLSPRAPVRNPRVEHTLLETSRRLELAQAHAHEGAPSLARAVPRSPLGSGHSSPALNPALASPGPAQLQLVREQMAAALRRLRELEDQARALPALQEQVRALRAEKARLLAARRQPEPDGEAEARPDKLAQLRRLTERLATSERGVRARASPGAEDPDGSASRRSEGALQVLDGAPQMREEGTQTVRETQEAGAQVVWETQETGVEAVPETLEAEAWVTEALLGLPVATERELELLRASLEHQREVSELLRGRLCELEEAREAAEEAEAAAAAARPQPHEAATQTPWACVEKATQTDVPVEVHAPMQENPPGPTDGDRAVAPAGTLKSIMKRKDGTPGAQTSPGPKSLQFVGVLNGEYESSSSEGDSGSEDGATEPQRSSSSSSGDDSGGGSDSGTPGPPSGEEARDPEPEAEPEPQPVAQGRCELSPRLREACAALHRHLTRPRGGARDGGAARLVAQEWFRVSSQRRSQSEPVAQVLGAVARMGPELLEHVVNLADGNGNTALHYSVSHGNLAIASLLLDTGVCKIDHQNRAGYSAVMLAALTSVGREEDMAVVQRLFRMGNVNAKASQTGQTALMLAISHGRQDMVAALLACGADVNAQDADGATALMCASEYGRLDTVRMLLAQPGCDPALLDNEGTSALAIALEAEQDEVAALLHAHLSSSQPSPLLSPDSPMAMPGEEGGSDTGEDP